Proteins found in one Halobaculum sp. MBLA0147 genomic segment:
- a CDS encoding MaoC/PaaZ C-terminal domain-containing protein, with product MPYSYEPQYFEEFEEGQTFQSVGRTVTESDFVMHSAFTGDWTELHTNAEYAADSQFGERVAHGPMTFSLATGFVYRCGFLERRVEAFLGMNYMDIPAPVYEGDTISLAMEVTETKSLSSRDDAGIVVIDTTMTNQDDEVVFEGDMKFMIASESTADEAE from the coding sequence GTGCCGTACAGCTACGAGCCGCAGTACTTCGAGGAGTTCGAGGAGGGACAGACGTTCCAGTCCGTCGGACGGACGGTGACGGAGTCGGACTTCGTCATGCACTCGGCGTTCACCGGCGACTGGACCGAGCTACACACGAACGCGGAGTACGCCGCCGACTCGCAGTTCGGCGAGCGCGTCGCCCACGGCCCGATGACGTTCTCGCTGGCGACCGGGTTCGTCTACCGCTGTGGATTCCTGGAACGGCGCGTCGAGGCGTTCCTCGGGATGAACTACATGGACATCCCCGCGCCGGTGTACGAGGGCGACACCATCTCGCTGGCGATGGAGGTCACCGAGACGAAGTCGCTGTCCTCCCGCGACGACGCCGGCATCGTCGTGATCGACACGACGATGACGAACCAGGACGACGAGGTGGTGTTCGAGGGCGACATGAAGTTCATGATCGCCTCCGAGTCGACCGCCGACGAGGCCGAGTGA